The genomic DNA ATGACCTCGCCACGACCGTGGGTCCGCTCATCGAGCCCGCCTCGGGCAAGCTGCTGCGCGGCCTCACCGAACCCGCCCCCGGCGAGCGCTGGCTGGTCGAACCGCGCCGCCTCGACGAGGCGGGCCGCCTCTGGTCGCCCGGCGTGCTCGACGGTGTCGCCGAGGGCAGCTGGTTCCACACCACCGAGCTCTTCGGACCCGTCCTCGGCATCATGCGGGCCGCGACGCTCGACGACGCGCTGCGCCTGCAGAACTCCACGGGCTACGGCCTCACAGCGGGTCTGCACAGCCTCGACCCCGACGAGATCACCCACTGGCGGGAGAAGGTCGAGGCGGGCAACCTCTACATCAACCGCCACATGACCGGCGCCATCGTGCAGCGACAGTCCTTCGGCGGCTGGAAGCGATCATCGATCGGGCCGGGCGCCAAGGCCGGCGGACCCAACTACGTCGCCCAGTTCGGGTGCTGGGCCGACATCGCCGTGCCCCCGGCACCCGCCGCCGCCCCGACCGTCTTCAGCGAGCGGATCATCGCCGCCGCGCCGGGCCTGTCCGACGAGGACGTGCGCTGGCTGCACGCCGCCGCCGCGTCCGACGAACGCGCCTGGAACGCCGAGTTCGGCGTCGAACACGACCCCACCGGCCTGGCGAGCGAATCGAACGTCTTCCGGTACCGGCCCCTCCCCCACCTCGAGGTGCGCATCGGCGCCGGAGCGCGTCCGCGCGACCTGGTGCGGCTGCAGCTGGCCGCCGCGCGCACCGGCACCCGCCTCGACGTGACCCTGAGCCCCGATGCCCCGGCGATGCCCTTCGAGGCCCCGGTGCACACGGCCCGGGACTACGCCGCCGGTCTCGCCGGGCGGGCCGAGCCCGTCCGGATCCGGGTGCTGGGAGAGCCGGAACCCGACGTGGCGGCCGCCGCCGCACGGCACGGCCACAGCGTGCTCCGTGGAGCCGTGTTGCTCTCCGGCCGACGGGAGCTGCTCAGCGTGCTGCGGGAGCAGGCGGTGAGCACCACCCGGCACCGCTACGGGCATCTCACCGCCCGCGGCGCGGACTAGGCCCGATCACTCCGGCCACATTCCCGAGCTGCCGCGCCGGTGGCTGCCGACGAGATGGTCGTCGACGATGCCGACGGCCTGCATGAGGGCGTACATGGTGGTCGGCCCCACGAACCGGAAGCCCCGGCGGCGCAGCTCCTTCGACAGCGCCACCGACTCCGGTGACGTGGTGGCCACCTCCGCCATCGTGCGCGGCGCGGGCGTGTGCTCCGGCCGGAACGACCACACCAGGTCGACCAGTCCGCCGTCCTCGCGGAGCGCCACGACGGCCCGGGCGTTGCCGATCGTCGCCTCGATCTTCTGCCGGTTCCGGATGATCCCCGCGTCGGCCATGAGGCGTTCGACGTCCCCCTCGTCGAACGCCGCCACCGCGTCGGGATCGAAGTCCGCGAAGGCGGCGCGGAACGCGGGTCGTTTGCGCAGCACCGTCGCCCAGGACAGCCCCGCCTGGAAACCCTCGAGCGCGATCCGCTCGAACAGCCCGCGCTCGTCGCGGATCGGCATGCCCCATTCGGTGTCGTAGTACTCGCGGAGCAGCCCGTCGGCCGCCCAGGCCGGGCGGGCCAGTCCGTCCTCCCCGATCACCACGCCGTCGTTCGGCTCCGTCATCGCGTTCCCCCTCGATCGAGAGCGCCCGGCGGGCGCCGTCTCCGCACCGTAGAACACGGCACCGACAAGTCCGCGACAAGCGCCCCTTCAGCGGTCGGGGGCAGGATCCGGGCATGTCCGACCGTGTCGAGCCGCTCCGCCTGATCCGCGCCCGGTGGTGCCTGCTCGCCGCGGCGCAACCCGTTCTAGCCGCCGCCGGTGCGCCGCTGCCCTTCCGGGTCACCGTCGACGGCGGCGAACGCGGCGTCGCCCGCTACGACGCGTCGTCGACGGCGGGCGCCACCCTGGTGTGGTTCGGACCCGAGCGCGCCGTCCTCTCGTGCGGCGACCTCGGCTGGCGCGTGCCGGGCGCCGCGGGTCCGGCGGAGCGCGTCGAGGGCGGACCGTCGTGGCTCGAGCACGTCGCGATGCTCGACCACCGGCTCGCCGCGGGGCGGTACGGATGGACGGCCATCTGGGACGACGGGGCCTTCGCCGCGGCCCAGGACCCGCTGCCGGGCGCGCCGCTCCCGCCGGTCGGCGACTCCGCGGAGGTCGCGAGCGCCCTCGGCAGCCGCCTGAAGGACGGCGCGGGGCTGCACCATCTGGTGCGGATGTGCGAATACGAGTGGCTCGATGCGGCGTCGTGGTGGGCCGCCTTCGGCACCCTGGCCCCGGAGCGTGTGCTGGACGAGAGCTGGTCGCGGCTCAACGAATCCGGGTTGACGCAGTGGACGGGCGACGGGCCGAGATACGAGGGAGTCCCGGGCCCGACACCCGAGGAGGCGCGGGCCGCCGCCGCGGAACACGCACGGGCACGGGGCCTGCAGATCCCGGAGGAGGTGCGGGTGGAAGCGGCCTTGCGGACGCGAACCGGTTGGCTCGTCCGGTTCCTCGACTACCGAGACGCGGGAACGGCTCGGCCACTGGTGATCTCGGTACCGGACGTGGGACCGGCGGCGATCGAGCCCGCCGCCGCCGACGCGGTGTCCGTCAGGAGCCCTGGAACGAGACCTGATTGATCGTGGTGTACCAGTCATTGCCGGACTGCTTGGTGAGGCCCGTGATCCACACCAGCACGTAGCGGGCACGCGGTGCCACGGTGCTCACGTGGAAGTCGTTGGCGCCCGGGCGCAGCGAGCCGGACCACACCAGCGAGGTGTCGTCCAGCGTCTTGACGGAGTCCTTCGTGGAGGTGCGCACCTCCACGGTGCTGCCCGCGCTCGGCGACGTGATGGTGCCGCGGGTGAGCGAGACGGCCTTCTCCAGGGTGACGAGGAAGCCGACGCCCTTCTTGAGGTTGCCGAACGCGGGTCCCGCCTTGTAGGTGTCCGTCTTCCACGGCGGGTTCTTGCCCGTGAGCACGTTCGACAGATTGGCGGCGGAGTCCTTGGAGGAGGCGAAGTCCACCAGCGCCACATCGGTCGCCTTCACCGGAACCCCGACCCCGGGAGCCGGGGCGGGCGCGGCGCTCTGCTCCGCCGTCGAGCTGGAGGTGTACAGCGAGCCGACGCCCGACTGGGTGTCCTTACCGCCGGTGAGGCTGCTGATCAACAGCGTGAGCCCGATGATCACCAGCAGCGCCACCGCGCACGCCGCGATCACCAGCAGCGGCACGTTCTTCTTGCCCCCCGAGACGCGCTGCAGCAGCGACTGCTTCGATTGGATCCGCTTGGCGGGCGTGGGCTGCTGATCCAGCGGCACGGGGCTCGGCGCGGGCCGGGCCGAGGACGCGGCGGCCTGGCGCGGTGCCTCCCGGGGCCCCTGCTCGCGCACCGGCGAGAGCAGGTCCGTCTTCACGTCCACGACGGACGCCTGGTCCAGCAGCTGCTGCACGGTGGCCGCGGTACGGATGCCCTGCCCACCCTCCAGCGTGCGGGTCGCGACGGCGGAGATCTCGAACGGGATGTCGCGCTTGGCGTCCCGCGGCTCAACGGGGTTGCCGTTCGCATCCGCATCGGCCTGCTTGATCCCGGCCACGGTCCCGGTCCCGGTGGTCACCACGCGGCCGGTCGCGTCGTCGAGCGGCCAGCGCTCGAGGAGCAGTGCGTACAGGACGGCACCCAGGCCGCGCACGTCCGATTCCTTCGAGGCGTCGGCGAGGGTGCCGGGGAAGGCGAGGAAGGCGTGGCCGTCCTGCGAGATGCGCACCCGGTCCGGGTGGTCGATCGACAACGCGGCGCCGGCGCGGTGCGCGCCCTCCGCGGCGCCGGCCAGGGCGCGCACGGCCTTCGCCGCGCCGATGGCGGACGGGTGCGTGCCGGCGACGTCGGCCAGCGAGCTGCTGGGGATCCACTCCGCCACGACGATGCCGCCCGAGCTGCCGCGCACCACGTCGAGCACCCGGGCCAGGCCGTTCGAGTGCACGCGTCCCAGGCGCAGCGTGCGGGAGAGGATCGACTGCGGGCCCTCGCCGCGCAGGCTGATCTGCGCGCCGCGCTCGGGGACGGGCGCGCGCTGCTCCGAATCGACGAAGGTCAGCGCCACATCGCGGTCGAGGTTGATGTCGCGGGCCTGCCAGAACTGGAGCCCGCGGATGCCGCCGTAGTGCTCGATGAGCCGGTACCGGCCGCCTGCGACGACGGCGCCGGGG from Tsukamurella paurometabola includes the following:
- a CDS encoding DNA-3-methyladenine glycosylase I, which gives rise to MTEPNDGVVIGEDGLARPAWAADGLLREYYDTEWGMPIRDERGLFERIALEGFQAGLSWATVLRKRPAFRAAFADFDPDAVAAFDEGDVERLMADAGIIRNRQKIEATIGNARAVVALREDGGLVDLVWSFRPEHTPAPRTMAEVATTSPESVALSKELRRRGFRFVGPTTMYALMQAVGIVDDHLVGSHRRGSSGMWPE